In the genome of Natronomonas salina, the window CCATCTTCAAGGAATTTTTCTGCTACGGATGGTATGAGTGCAACTCGTGTCTCATCTCTTGCAGTCTCTCCTGGGATTCCAATTATCACGTCTCATCACCGGGTAGAGTGTGATGATTGCAGCTGTTTGAAAAATACAATGTAGCCGTGGCAATCACACACGGACTTTGGTTCATAGGTTTGCTCACAGATGGGTCTATCGTTGATTGTTATCATATCTGCAATAAATATTCAGATAGAGGAGAATTTTGTGATATCCATCTCAACCCGTCTGTTCTAGAAGATCATGTCAAAGGTCGTTGAGACCTGGGGAAGTCCATTAGAACCGGCAGATAGTGTTATACCATAGCACACTAATTCTATTTCTAGTCCGAGTGGACTGGTGTCAATATCACCAGGGGGGAGAAAATAACACATCGAAACAAGCGATTTTGATAGTTTCTAGTGAATCCTTCAGGATAACCGGGAAAGCTTCCCTGATATGAATGTAATCAATTCTCCATTTCCGAGATACCAGCTAAATTGTTCCAGTCAGTAACTATGTCGTTATATTTAATATCATGATATCATGATTATTGAAATCTGACTGTGCCATTACTTTGGAGCAATAATGAACGTCTCAACCATTGACTATGATCAAGATTTCGGATACAGACGGTGAGTTACTGCGAGACTGGGGGCGAGACAACAGACCAATCTTGCGGATTGATTGTATTAGCCTCGAACGTAGTGTTTTCGGGATAGGTGGTGAAGACTAGGATTTCAACCCGGTCAGCTAAGTATTCGACGAGCGTCACGAGATTTTCGTCTGCGAGACCCCCAAGTCCGTCCAACAGCATGACAGGGATTCTGTCTGTCACGTCAAAGGCCTCAAAGCCAGCTAGCGCTGCTACGATTCCGATCAACTCTAGTTCGCCCTCGCTCAGAGCAGACAGGTCCGCTTCACGACCCTCTCGCGCGACCACAAGTTCATAGTCGGAAGTAAGACGGACCATCTCAAACCCGACGTCGAATGTGTCAATGATCTCCTGAATGGCGTCATCGAAAGCTTCCCGAGTACGGCGTTTTATCTCTGCTTTGCGGTCGCGAAGACGGTTGATTTCCTCGGTTAGATTTTCGCGCTCGGATTCAAGTTGTTCACGCCGTTCAGCCCGTGATTCGAGTGTCTTCATCTCTTCTTGGGCCTCCTCAAGCCGTGTCTCAGTGTACTTAATCTGACTCTCTATATCCGTTAACTCAGAATCCTGAGTCTCAACGGCTTCCGAAAGGGTGTCTATTCGATCTATCAGATTCTCTCGACGTTTTCGCGCTTCACCTAGACTCGTTTTCCTCTCTTCAAGCGTGGATTCAAGTGACGCAATTTCGTCTTCAAGGTCGGATTCACGACGTTGAGTTCTTTTTATTTCCTCTTGCCGCTCCTGAAGATCGGTTACGTCGTTTCGGAACTCCTCCGCCTTTGACTGAAGCTCCGAGATGCGATCACTGAGCTGATCGAGATTCTCCTCAACTGCCGCTTTACTCGTCTTTGATCCACACGTCCAGCAACGGATGTTATCCTCTAGGAGGTCTCGGTCGACATCTGTGATTAAGTCAACACGATCCTCATCGATGAGGCGCTTCGTCGGAGCGTACACAGACTGGAGCAATTCCGCTTCCTGTTCAAGTTTGTCGAGGCGCTGCTTGCGTTCGGCAATCCTGCTGGATAAATCCTCTTCTTCTTCAGGAACCTCTATGGCGGCCAATTCGGATCGTTTCTCCTCGAGTTTTTCCTCGGTTCGTTTGATAGTCTGCTCAAGCCGTTCAACTCGCTGTTCGACTTCATCTCGCTCTGCTTTTGCGTCGCTCAGTTCGTCGCGTTTATCGGAGACTGCCCCTTGATCATCATCCCCCTTACGGATGGCATCGCGCTCCGCTTCGAGATCTTCAAGCTGGGTTTTCAGCTGCTGGATTGTTGTCTCCACTTCCGGCAACTGTTCGGCCGCCTTTTCCGCGCGTTTGAGTTCCGTCTCGACACTATTACGCTCCTGTTTGAGATCCGCAATCTGTTCGTCAATGTTCTCAAAATCGAGCGGCCGTGTGAGCACCGATTCGAGATTATCCTCGTGACGGACCGCATCACGGACGGCGTTATTGTCGTCCAAGAATGCGTACAAAGATGCGGTCACTCGCGCTTTCTCAGAGGAGAGGTACGGATCACCCGATCGAGTAATCGTGTTATTTTCGCGGGCGAGTTCAACTCTATAGCTATCGGCATTGGTCCGGAGTTCAACTTCTCCACTTGATTCGCCCTCCGTTAGAACTTTCTCCGTACCCATCACCGTTTCGATTGCGGTGACAAAACTAGATTTCCCTTGCCAGTTGGTCCCGCGGACGGCGTTTATTCCCCGTTCAAGGGTCGCGCTCCCAGACCGGATCCCCGCAATGTTCTTGAAATTGAGGTTCCAAGTCATCTCAGCCCTCCACCTCCACTGACGGCGCTTCTTGGAAGTGATCCTTGCAGACGAAACCCCGCTCAACCGCATCCGCAATCGGAATACGGATTGGGCATTCCGGGCAACTAAGGAGAATCTGAATCTCAATGTCCGCTTCGTCGCCTTCTGGAAGTACGTCCTTTGTGTCTAGCGACGAAAGCGCTTCTCGTACCTTTGATCGAGTGATATTTTTCGCCATTTCAAGGCTTCGTTGCTCCCAATCGGAATTAGATTGGTCAACCTGTTTCTCCCCCTCAAGACAGGAGTTGAGGTGTTCGCGCATTGTGCTATAGGACACCATGTCACTGCAGACTCGTTCTGGATTAATTCCATCAGCTCGGAGGTCATCCATGACCTCCTCCCGAAGAAGATCGTCGTCGCCCCTCAGGGCCTGATAATCGCTACTTATCCGCTTGCCTGTTGTATTTCGACCGTGTTTGTCATATACGGATTTCAATAGTCGCTTATTGAACCATTCCGTCAAAGTTCGATACCCATCTGGACTGCGGCCGTCACCACCGGTCCAGCGGTTCAGGAGTCGATCGTCAACAGAGGTGTATCGGCTCCCAGAGTTATCAAGACCGTATCGATCGCAAACGATATCGATTTTGCACTGGGCTTGTGTCATTGTGAAAATCAACAAGCATCAAAACTATAAACTTGACCATTATCTCGATTAAGATGGGTCCTCGCATTGGGCGGATCAGCTACGGACTTCATAACACGTCGTTGTCACGGAATCGTTCAATCTCCGCATCCGAGTAACCGAGTTCTCGGAGGATAGCTGCAGTCTGCTCGCCTAATTCAGGCGGGTACTGCCTGATTGACGTCGGCGTTTGCGAGAAGTGCATAGGACTTCCAACCATCTCAACCTCACCAGCCGACGGATGGGAAACAGTCCGGTGCATCCCTCTTGCTTGAACTTGTGGATTGTCGAAGACCTCGTCCATATCCTTCACGTCCGAGGCTGGCACCTCATGATCGTCAAACCGGTTGAGAAGCTCTTCCGTCGTGTACTCCGAGAGTTCGGCTTCAAGAATCGCATCAAGTGCCGATCGGTTATTGACTCGGTCACTATTCCTCTCAAACCGCTCGTCCGCAAGGAGGTCAGCCCGGTCTATGGCTTCACAGAACCGCGGCCAGATATTCTCGGAGGCAACCGCAACCACGACGTAACCGTCGGTAGTAGGGAACGCTTGGTAGGGCGCGATCGTTGGGTGTTTGCTCCCCATTCGCTCTGGCGGATCGCCAGTTGCGAAGTAATTTGAAGCCATGTAGGTCATCCAAGCGACCTGTCCATCAAGGAGACTGACGTCAATTTTTTGGCCGGTACCATCTCCGAGTTCTCTGTCCAGGAGTGCAGCAAGGATTGCTTGTGCGGCATACATCCCCGCCCCGATGTCAGCGATTGCGACTCCGACCCTGACCGGCGGCCCGTCCTCCGGACCGGTTATAGACATCATGCCGCCTTCGGCCTGCATTATGATATCATAGGCTGGCCGGGAGGAGTCTGGCCCCCACTCGCCGTAGCCCGAAAGAGAGCAATAGATCAATTCGGGATTCTCCGCTCGAAGGTCTTCATAACCCAATCCCCATTTGTCCATTTGACCCACGCGGAAATTTTCGACGACCACATCCGCCTTCGCTGCGAGTTCGCGGAATAAATCTCGACCGTCTTCACTAGCTAAATTGAGCGTGATCGAGCGTTTGTTTCGATTGATACTCATGTAATAGGCACTCTCCTCACTGTCACCATATTTTGGTGGGTGCCAACCGCGGGTTTGATCTCCTCCGTCGGGGCGTTCAACTTTAACAACATCTGCACCGAGGTCGCCAAGCTGCATCGTGCAGAATGGACCCACCAAGACCCGGGAGGCGTCAAGAATCGTCAGTCCATCAAGCGGTCCAGTATTGGTCTCGGCGTCTTTCGCTTCTCCAACCATTGTTACTTGTAGGCCTTCAGGCCGGTGAGGTCCTCGCCGAGGATGAGCGTGTGGATGTCGTGGGTACCCTCGTAGGTGTAGACCGTTTCGAGGTTCGCCATGTGACGCATCGGCGAGTAGTCGGCGGTGATGCCGTTGCCGCCGAGCATCTCGCGGGCGATGCGGGACTGGTCGCGGGCCATCCGGACGTTGTTGCGCTTGGCCATCGAGATGTGCTGGGGCCGGAGGTCGCCGCGCTCCTTGAGGTCGGTGATCCGGTAGACGAGCAGCTGGGCCAGCGTGATCTGGGTGGCCATCTCGGCGAGCTTCTGCTGTTGGATCTGGAAGCGACCGATGGGGCCGCCGAACTGCTCGCGGTCCTGGGCGTACCCGCGTGCGGTCTCGAAGCAGTCGCGGGCGGCGCCGACGGCGCCCCACGCGATGCCGAAGCGCGCCTGCGACAGACAGGAGAGCGGGCCCTTCATCCCCCGGACGTCCGGGAGGACGTTCTCCTCTGGGACGTACACGTCGCTGAGGCCAATCTCACCAGTGATGGAGGCGCGGAGGGAAAGCTTCTCCTCGATCTTGTTCGTTGAGACGCCGTCCCGATTTGTCTCAACTAGGAAGCCGCGAATGGGTCTGTCAGAATCAGTGTAATCTCGCGCCCAGACGATTGCCACATCCGCAATGGGAGAATTTGTGATCCAAGTTTTCGAGCCATTCAGCAGATAGCCGCCGTCGGAATCTTCGGCGCGGGTTTCCATCGCCGTTGGGTTTGATCCGTGTTCTGGCTCCGTGAGACCGAAGCAACCAACTGATTCACCGCTACCGAGTTTTGGTAGCCACTCTTCTTTCTGTTCCTCGCTGCCGTAGGCGTAAATCGGATACATCACAAGCGCACCTTGGACGCTAGCCATTGAGCGAAGACCCGAATCACATGCCTCCAGTTCCTGCATTAGCAGGCCATACGCTTTTTCTGAGATATTGGGTGAACCGTAACCCTGCAGGTTTGGCGCATAAAAGCCCATTTCGCCCATTTCAGTGATCAATTCGGTCGGGAAGCTTCCCTTTATCCAGTGGGTGCCGATGTCGGGGCGGACCTTGTCCTCTACGAAGTCGCGGGCCGTCTCTTGTATCATCCGCTCTTCTGCGGACACATCCGACTCTATGCCGACGTAGTCGAGCATGCAACCCCTTGAATTCGACCGGTAATAATGGTGGGGGATACCAAATGTGATGCCTTCGATTGTCACGCGGATAATAACCCATGATGTATCTAAGAGCCTATCACAACCGGTTTGTATCTCTTAAGTCGTACCCAGGAAGAGGGGAAAACGCTTACAGTCTGTGGAAACAATTTGAGTTTGAATGACGGACAGCAGGTGGAGCGTTCCTGAGTCGAAGGTGTATGCGCGAGCTCGGGAACTACTTGACGCTGAGAAACGAGCAGTTCTCGCGACCGTGATTGATGTGGAGGGAAATGCCTATAGACGACCAGGTGCGAAGATGCTCGTCACACCAGACGGGGATGGTGTTGGAAGTGTGACTGCAGGGTGCCTAGAAGATCAGATTAGTCGCCTCGCAGCTGACGTTCTCTCGAATGGCCAGCCACGCGTCGAGACCTACGATATGATGGAGGACGATGACGATATATGGGGCCTAGGCGTCGGTTGTAACGGCGTTATTGACGTCCTCCTTGAACCTCTGACAGAGAGGCATCGGCCAGCTTTTGATGCCATAGAAGCTAACGAACCCGTGGGCATTGTAACGGTCCTCAAGGGCGATGTGCCGACTGGAAGCAGAATCAATTATCGCCCTGGCCACGGAATTTCAGCAGACAAGGACACCCCTAAATGGCTTCATTCGGCAGTTGAACCCGAGGCCCGGTCCTACCTCGATCAAGAACGTAGCGGAGTCGTCAGTATTGAGACCGACGAAGGAAGGGTGGAGGTATTCATTGATGCACTCACACCTGCTCCCAAGCTCGTTATCGTAGGTTCAGGGCACGATGTACGGCCTGTTACCGAACTGGCCACAAACGTCGACTTCCGGGTCCACGTCATCAGCTATCGCGGGATTACGAGTTCAGATTCGTTCCCTACTGCAGACACTGTCAGTACAACATCGCCTGCCCAAATTGGTGACGAGATTTCCTTCGACGAGAATACCTACGTTGTCGTTATGACTCACAACTTCGTAGATGACCAGATAACTCTTGAGCAACTTCTCCAGACGCCAGTTCCCTATATCGGTCTCATGGGACCGCGTAAGCGGTTCAGGGAACTACAGGAAGCTATGGCCGACGAGGAGTCTATAGAACCACCTACGGAGACCGGATTCGATCGAATATACACACCGATTGGCCTCGATTTGGGTGGTGGCACACCATACCAGATCGCACACAGTATTGTGGCCGAACTGATGGCTGTGGCGAACAACCGTGACCCGAAACATCTCTCGGATCGCGAGGGCGCAATCCATAGCCGTTCAGACGACAAATAACCTCGAATCTAGATCTCGATAGCGAATATGTCAGGGACAACAGGACGACGAAACGGACGCGTTAGTTGACGAATTAATCCCGAATCTCTTCAGCGAGTTCGAGAATGCCGTCAACATCTAGGGTTCCGTTTTCGAGGATGACGGTGCTGTCAAGTTCGACCGTCGGTTCAAGGACAAGTCCGTCGAAGTGGATTTCACTTTCCAGAGTGCCCCCGAGGCTAGTATCGTCACCGATAGCGAAATGGACCGTACCGCTTTTCTTCTTATCTTCGGCCAGATTACCGATGAGGCGAGCATCAGGGTTTGTCCCGATGGCGAATTCAGCGAGATTCCTAGCGTTTTCGTCGGCACCGTCGACGATTTCTTGCAGCTGATCGGCCTCGCTACCACCCGCGATGTCAGTACAAGTGCCATCCTCGAAGGTTAGCTCAATCGGGTCTTCAAGTTGGCCGATGTTATCCATCGAGTAGTCGATAACGACAGTCCCGTTCGTGTCCGGCTTTTGAGGACAGGTCGGCGATTCGCCTCCGGGCAGCGCTGAGAACCCGTAGTCATGGAAGTAGCCGTCTAGTGAGAATGCCGAACTGCCGTCAAGGTTTAGGTGGATATCTGTCCCGGCAGGGCTAGTGACAAGTCCTTCGCTTGCAGCATTAAGGACATCTCTGGTAGCGGCGGTGACTTCCCTAAGCTGGTCGTAGTCCGTGTTCATGCCTCCTTCAATCAGCATGTCCTCGGTGACGCCCCGGAGAACGACAACGCGAGTACCAGCATCTGAGGCCGCTAGTCGAGACTGAGTGTGAGTAATTGCATGTGTCGTCGCGGTGAAGGCCACGTCGGCTTCCTTCATCGCAGCGGCCACGGGACCCGGCGGTTCATTTCCGTGTGCGTCCAACCTCGGCATTATCGATAGTGTCGCATTCGCGCCAGTTGAGCGAGCCGCGTTGGTTATGGCGCGTCCAACACTCACCTTTTCGGGGTCAGAGATGACGAGTACCTCCTCGTCGGCCGTAACGGTTGCCAATTCTTCGACGATGCGTCTCGATATCGGACTGAGTTCTAAGTCAATCATTAGATTCCAACTCCAAGGTAGTTTTCCAGTATCGCTTCGTTTTCACGCAATTCTGCGGGTGTCGCTTGTTCGTGGATTCGGCCGTTATCCATCAGGTAGATGCGGTCGGCGATGTCCAGCACCAGGTCAACGTTCTGTTCAACAATGACGATGCTGTACCCCGATTCGGCAATCTCCTCGGTGATCTCACCAATCTCGGGGATTAAGGATGGCATCAGCCCTTCCGTGGGCTCGTCCATCAGCACAAGTTTCGGGTCCCGCATTAGTGCGCGGGCCATTGCCACCATCTGTTGTTCGCCACCAGAGAGGGTTCCGGCTTTCTGGTGCATACGATCTTCAACACGAGGGAACCGTTTGAAGATCTGTTCGAGAATCTCGTCGTCGCGAGAGGCCGTACCTAGGCCCATTACGAGGTTCTCTTCTACGGTCAGATCGGGAAACATACCCCGGTCCTGCGGGACGTAGCCAATCCCTCGGTTTGCGATGCTGCTTGGCGAGTCGCCAGAGATCACTTCACCGTCAAACCTGATCGTGCCCGTTCGCGGCGGCGTCAGTCCAATTATGGACTTCATGGTCGTGGTCTTTCCGACGCCGTTGCGCCCCAGTAGCGCTACGACCTCGTCGTTGCCCGCCTCGAAGGTCACGTCATGGAGTATATGGCTTTTCCCGTAATAAGTATTGATAGAATCGACGTCGAGCATCAGTAGTCCCTCCCGAAATAGACTTCCTGAACTTGTTCGTTCGCCTGTATATCCGCTGGCGACCCCTCAGCGATAATCTCGCCGTGGTGAAGCACGGTCAGATTGTCAACTAATTCCATTACGAGATCCATGTCGTGTTCGATGAGCATTATCGTGATTTCCCCGCGAAGTTCCTCAAGCAGATTAACGACGGTTCTCGTCTCGCTGGCTGAAAGCCCAGCGGCCGGTTCGTCAAGTAGGAGCAGTTCGGGGTCGCTTGCGAGCGCCAGTGCCATCTCAAGGACCTTCTGATCACCATGTGAGAGATTCTCGGCAGTCTCATCAGCGTGTTCAGCAAGCCCAACGCGGGTAAGAATCTCCATAACACGTTTGATTCCTTCCTCGTCATCCCCATACCGCTCCAGTGGATTGAGGAAGCTCTTCTGTCCGTTGAGCGCTCCCAGGACGTTCTCGGTGACCGTCAGTTCGGGGAATATACTGGTGATCTGGAATGCTAACGCCATCCCCCGATTGGTGATTTTGTGAGGTGGCATATCTGTAATCTCCTCATCGCGGAAAAAGATCTTGCCAGACGTTGGGTCAAGCATTCCTGAAAGCATGTTGAACACAGTTGTCTTACCGGCCCCATTCGGGCCGATAACTCCACGAATTTCGCCCTCATGGATCTCAAGGTCAACGTCGTTGACGGCGGTCAATTCACCGAACTTTCGGGTAAGTCCGTCTGTCCGAAGTATGGTCTCACTCATCGGTTGTCACCTCCTTTGGCGCGTTCGAATCACTATCAGGTTCGGCCGGTGGCTCCTCCTCATCGGAGCCTGGCAGTATACCGAATTCCGTCAACCGATCGCGGATTCTTTCGTATACGCCGACAAGGCCTTCCGGCTCGAAAATCACTGTTGCCAGTAACAATGCACCAATGATCAATGGATAGGCGTCTGTGAGACCACTCACGTAGTTTGAGGCACCCTCAATTAGAATCGCACCGAAGATAGCCCCGATGAGGGTTGCACGGCCACCTACGAGAGTGTACACGACCGCATCTCCGGAAACGATCAGGTCAAAGTGTGAAGCGCTCACGAAACCAGTAACGTACATACTCAACGCGCCGGCAAGGCCGGCAAATGCGCCGCTGACGCTGAATGCGATCAGTTTGTAGGCTGTGACGTTGTAGCCGAGCATCCGCACTCGCTGTTCATTGTCTCGAATCATCCGGAAGACGAGTCCAATCGGCGAGTTCACCAGTCGATTCATGACTAGAAGAGAGACGGCGACTACAGTAAGTACGAAAAAGTACCGGAACATCGGATCAAACATCGAATATTCTCCGAGTAATGGTAGTGTGAATTCGGGGAGTAGGACGCTAATCCCGTCTGTGCCACCGGTGATGGATGTCATGCTCACGGAGGCGAGGTTCGCGATCAACACAATCAGGATTGTGACAATCACAAACCCATGCGAACTCACTCGAATCGCAATGAGCCCGATGCCTATAGCGATTATCGCTGTGAGAAGGAATCCAACAATGAGACCAGAAAGGAGTCCCTGGCCGTAGTCTTGGATTGCGAACGTTGCTGCGTACGCTCCGATTCCGTAGAATACGGCATGTCCGAAACTCAACAGCCCCGTATAACCATATATCAAATCAAATGATGCCCCATATAGACCCAACGCGAGGATTGATGCGGCCAAGAATAACAGAAAGTCCCCGACCGTAAAGGGATAGATTATGGCGATTACTGCGAGGAGAATCCAGCCGCCGTGTTTTGGCGTCAGCGTACCGAGAGGGGTATCGAACGTACGTGTCATGCTGAAGCACCTCTGAAGATACCGTCTGGGCGTACCAACACAAATGCGATCATCAGCGAGAAGGTCAAGATGCGCGCCTCAACTGGCGTCATGAATATAGTAGTCACATTCTCAACTACCGCGTATATTAAGCTGGCGACGAGGACACCACGTAGGGAACCTAGTCCGCCGACAATCACAACCATGAAAGCGACGGCAAGGACATCCAGTCCCATCAGGTGGCCAACACTGACGATGGGTGCCAGTAATACACCGGCTAGCGCGGCTAAGAATGCACCGAGGCCGAACGTGAATATGTATACCTTAGAGGTTGGTATACCGAGCGCACTAGCAGTGTCGCGGTCTTGGCGGACTCCGCGCATCCAAGTACCGTATCGAGTCCGAAAGAGAAACAGGTATAGACAAACCATTAGTCCGATTGAGACGCCACCCACCACTAGACGGTACAGTGAGTAGGAGATGCCCGCAAACGAGATCGTACCGGCAATCGGAGCCGCCACCGACCGAGTGCCTGGCCCGAATGTCATCAAGGCTAGTTGATCGAGGATCAATAAGAGACCGAAGGTTGCGATTAGCGTGATTGTGAGGTCGTCCTCAATGGGCCGGAGGATTCCACGCTCGACTGTCATCCCAATCACACCGACGGCGAGGGGTGCAATCAATAGCGCGGCAAGGAAGCTCCCTGTAGCACCAATGGTGAACCATCCGATGACCGCACCCAACATATACAGCGACCCGTGTGCCAGGTTCACGATCTCGAGCAGCCCATAAATCAGATTTAATCCAAGGGCAATTAATGCAATAATCAATCCCCAAGTGACGCCGTTCAGAAGCGCCACTGCGAGGTCACTTTCCAGCGCCATATCTTTAGTAGATTTCCCCGTCTGAGCGACTTACAACGCGATTTCCGTCAATCAGCAGCCCATATCTCGACAATAGATTTCGAACCTGCCAAATTACGCCAAGCTTGGTAATCATACACCTGCCACTGTTATTCACACTCATGACCTGGTCGAGTAGTTTCAACGCTATTGGTATAAAGGTTGCTGGAAAATTCGGTCAACTGGATGGACTGTGACCACTGGACAATGGAAGATTTTGACATCTATACCACTTGGGGACCACCGATGATCGGACTCATGGAGGACATGAACAAGCTATATATTTCATCTCTCTAAAGCCATACCGTGGCATGAGTTACCAATGCAAGTCCCAGGAGATTGACCGACCATGACAGATTTAACCGGCGGAAAAATCGTCGTGCAGAACACTGATGAACTGCCGAAGTTCGGAAACGAAAAGTTTGCAAGCCAGATACTGGCCGATGAGACCATTGGCGTCGAGAATGTGAGTGTTGGCGTCGTAACGTTCGAACCTGATGCGGAAGGCTCACGACACGTTCGGGAAGTTGAGGAAATTGTATATATTCTCGACGGTGTAGCCGAGATTATCACCGACAACGAAACCTACCGGCTCACGAGGGGACAAGCAGCAGTGATTCCGCCCGGTGTGTATCACAAACATGTGAATGCCGGAACTGAGCCGCTCCGAAAGCTCTGGATATTCG includes:
- a CDS encoding archaea-specific SMC-related protein — encoded protein: MTWNLNFKNIAGIRSGSATLERGINAVRGTNWQGKSSFVTAIETVMGTEKVLTEGESSGEVELRTNADSYRVELARENNTITRSGDPYLSSEKARVTASLYAFLDDNNAVRDAVRHEDNLESVLTRPLDFENIDEQIADLKQERNSVETELKRAEKAAEQLPEVETTIQQLKTQLEDLEAERDAIRKGDDDQGAVSDKRDELSDAKAERDEVEQRVERLEQTIKRTEEKLEEKRSELAAIEVPEEEEDLSSRIAERKQRLDKLEQEAELLQSVYAPTKRLIDEDRVDLITDVDRDLLEDNIRCWTCGSKTSKAAVEENLDQLSDRISELQSKAEEFRNDVTDLQERQEEIKRTQRRESDLEDEIASLESTLEERKTSLGEARKRRENLIDRIDTLSEAVETQDSELTDIESQIKYTETRLEEAQEEMKTLESRAERREQLESERENLTEEINRLRDRKAEIKRRTREAFDDAIQEIIDTFDVGFEMVRLTSDYELVVAREGREADLSALSEGELELIGIVAALAGFEAFDVTDRIPVMLLDGLGGLADENLVTLVEYLADRVEILVFTTYPENTTFEANTINPQDWSVVSPPVSQ
- the rdfA gene encoding rod-determining factor RdfA; the encoded protein is MTQAQCKIDIVCDRYGLDNSGSRYTSVDDRLLNRWTGGDGRSPDGYRTLTEWFNKRLLKSVYDKHGRNTTGKRISSDYQALRGDDDLLREEVMDDLRADGINPERVCSDMVSYSTMREHLNSCLEGEKQVDQSNSDWEQRSLEMAKNITRSKVREALSSLDTKDVLPEGDEADIEIQILLSCPECPIRIPIADAVERGFVCKDHFQEAPSVEVEG
- a CDS encoding CaiB/BaiF CoA transferase family protein, whose translation is MVGEAKDAETNTGPLDGLTILDASRVLVGPFCTMQLGDLGADVVKVERPDGGDQTRGWHPPKYGDSEESAYYMSINRNKRSITLNLASEDGRDLFRELAAKADVVVENFRVGQMDKWGLGYEDLRAENPELIYCSLSGYGEWGPDSSRPAYDIIMQAEGGMMSITGPEDGPPVRVGVAIADIGAGMYAAQAILAALLDRELGDGTGQKIDVSLLDGQVAWMTYMASNYFATGDPPERMGSKHPTIAPYQAFPTTDGYVVVAVASENIWPRFCEAIDRADLLADERFERNSDRVNNRSALDAILEAELSEYTTEELLNRFDDHEVPASDVKDMDEVFDNPQVQARGMHRTVSHPSAGEVEMVGSPMHFSQTPTSIRQYPPELGEQTAAILRELGYSDAEIERFRDNDVL
- a CDS encoding acyl-CoA dehydrogenase family protein, which translates into the protein MLDYVGIESDVSAEERMIQETARDFVEDKVRPDIGTHWIKGSFPTELITEMGEMGFYAPNLQGYGSPNISEKAYGLLMQELEACDSGLRSMASVQGALVMYPIYAYGSEEQKEEWLPKLGSGESVGCFGLTEPEHGSNPTAMETRAEDSDGGYLLNGSKTWITNSPIADVAIVWARDYTDSDRPIRGFLVETNRDGVSTNKIEEKLSLRASITGEIGLSDVYVPEENVLPDVRGMKGPLSCLSQARFGIAWGAVGAARDCFETARGYAQDREQFGGPIGRFQIQQQKLAEMATQITLAQLLVYRITDLKERGDLRPQHISMAKRNNVRMARDQSRIAREMLGGNGITADYSPMRHMANLETVYTYEGTHDIHTLILGEDLTGLKAYK
- a CDS encoding XdhC family protein; this translates as MTDSRWSVPESKVYARARELLDAEKRAVLATVIDVEGNAYRRPGAKMLVTPDGDGVGSVTAGCLEDQISRLAADVLSNGQPRVETYDMMEDDDDIWGLGVGCNGVIDVLLEPLTERHRPAFDAIEANEPVGIVTVLKGDVPTGSRINYRPGHGISADKDTPKWLHSAVEPEARSYLDQERSGVVSIETDEGRVEVFIDALTPAPKLVIVGSGHDVRPVTELATNVDFRVHVISYRGITSSDSFPTADTVSTTSPAQIGDEISFDENTYVVVMTHNFVDDQITLEQLLQTPVPYIGLMGPRKRFRELQEAMADEESIEPPTETGFDRIYTPIGLDLGGGTPYQIAHSIVAELMAVANNRDPKHLSDREGAIHSRSDDK
- a CDS encoding aminopeptidase, with translation MIDLELSPISRRIVEELATVTADEEVLVISDPEKVSVGRAITNAARSTGANATLSIMPRLDAHGNEPPGPVAAAMKEADVAFTATTHAITHTQSRLAASDAGTRVVVLRGVTEDMLIEGGMNTDYDQLREVTAATRDVLNAASEGLVTSPAGTDIHLNLDGSSAFSLDGYFHDYGFSALPGGESPTCPQKPDTNGTVVIDYSMDNIGQLEDPIELTFEDGTCTDIAGGSEADQLQEIVDGADENARNLAEFAIGTNPDARLIGNLAEDKKKSGTVHFAIGDDTSLGGTLESEIHFDGLVLEPTVELDSTVILENGTLDVDGILELAEEIRD
- a CDS encoding ABC transporter ATP-binding protein is translated as MLDVDSINTYYGKSHILHDVTFEAGNDEVVALLGRNGVGKTTTMKSIIGLTPPRTGTIRFDGEVISGDSPSSIANRGIGYVPQDRGMFPDLTVEENLVMGLGTASRDDEILEQIFKRFPRVEDRMHQKAGTLSGGEQQMVAMARALMRDPKLVLMDEPTEGLMPSLIPEIGEITEEIAESGYSIVIVEQNVDLVLDIADRIYLMDNGRIHEQATPAELRENEAILENYLGVGI
- a CDS encoding ABC transporter ATP-binding protein, producing MSETILRTDGLTRKFGELTAVNDVDLEIHEGEIRGVIGPNGAGKTTVFNMLSGMLDPTSGKIFFRDEEITDMPPHKITNRGMALAFQITSIFPELTVTENVLGALNGQKSFLNPLERYGDDEEGIKRVMEILTRVGLAEHADETAENLSHGDQKVLEMALALASDPELLLLDEPAAGLSASETRTVVNLLEELRGEITIMLIEHDMDLVMELVDNLTVLHHGEIIAEGSPADIQANEQVQEVYFGRDY
- a CDS encoding branched-chain amino acid ABC transporter permease, coding for MTRTFDTPLGTLTPKHGGWILLAVIAIIYPFTVGDFLLFLAASILALGLYGASFDLIYGYTGLLSFGHAVFYGIGAYAATFAIQDYGQGLLSGLIVGFLLTAIIAIGIGLIAIRVSSHGFVIVTILIVLIANLASVSMTSITGGTDGISVLLPEFTLPLLGEYSMFDPMFRYFFVLTVVAVSLLVMNRLVNSPIGLVFRMIRDNEQRVRMLGYNVTAYKLIAFSVSGAFAGLAGALSMYVTGFVSASHFDLIVSGDAVVYTLVGGRATLIGAIFGAILIEGASNYVSGLTDAYPLIIGALLLATVIFEPEGLVGVYERIRDRLTEFGILPGSDEEEPPAEPDSDSNAPKEVTTDE